A window of the Cannabis sativa cultivar Pink pepper isolate KNU-18-1 chromosome X, ASM2916894v1, whole genome shotgun sequence genome harbors these coding sequences:
- the LOC133032519 gene encoding uncharacterized protein LOC133032519 — protein sequence MVVFQETPILRPQKRDRKKGAVLKSPFIELASGASKSGSSSVSPDDSVYKVVKYVRGLCPLDNKIGEPVDPQLEAEFVTWVDTGLRKHKSNTTTNVYCKGKDTIFSPFRFGVEDISNKMWFHNLAYPNCFLTNSHIDIIFYYLRKKIMYSAEPKIKVTTTDCLFCSSITSLYEKFVEKNNDISVLSLSHNVAQYIQGGKILCATPWHLVDHVVMPINVKLQDHWICGRLNIVDRRIYLYNSLRSGRYMTAAKEACKPFSVILPYYFSMLDFKGLRNEAKFSTMEPFPIVVVDGLSEQVRA from the exons ATGGTTGTTTTTCAAGAGACTCCTATTTTACGTCCTCAAAAGAGGGATCGGAAGAAAGGAGCTGTTTTGAAATCTCCATTCATTGAGCTTGCTTCTGGTGCATCTAAATCAGGTTCATCCTCAGTTTCTCCTGATGATTCTGTTTATAAGGTCGTTAAATATGTGCGTGGTTTGTGCCCGTTGGACAACAAGATTGGTGAACCTGTCGATCCGCAATTGGAAGCTGAGTTTGTCACGTGGGTTGATACAGGTCTTAGAAAGCATAAATCTAA caCAACAACTAATGTGTATTGTAAGGGTAAGGACACAATATTTTCGCCATTTCGTTTTGGTGTTGAGGACATTAGCAACAAGATGTGGTTTCACAACCTTGCCTACCCTAATTGTTTCCTTACCAAttct CACATTGACATTATTTTCTACTATCTTCGTAAGAAAATAATGTACTCAGCCGAGCCGAAAATCAAAGTCACCACAACTGATTGCCTTTTTTGTTCTAGCATAACAAGTTTGTATGAGAAGTTTGTTGAGAAAAACAACGATATATCGGTGTTGTCTCTTTCTCACAATGTGGCCCAGTACATCCAAGGTGGTAAGATATTATGTGCCACTCCTTGGCATTTGGTTGATCATGTTGTTATGCCTATCAATGTAAAATTACAGGATCATTGGATTTGTGGTCGTCTAAACATAGTTGACAGGCGGATATATCTGTACAATTCATTGCGTTCTGGAAGGTATATGACAGCTGCAAAAGAGGCTTGTAAGcctttttctgttattttaccATATTACTTCTCTATGTTAGACTTCAAAGGCCTTCGCAACGAAGCTAAGTTTAGCACGATGGAACCGTTCcctattgttgttgttgatggtTTATCCGAGCAGGTCAGAGCGTAA